A DNA window from Acidobacteriota bacterium contains the following coding sequences:
- a CDS encoding SpoVR family protein — protein MKLIPLPLELARAQETIEAIARDECGLDFYRTVFEMVDYEQMNALAAYGGFPTRYPHYRFGMEYQQLSKSYEYGLHKIYEMVINNDPTYAYLLEGNMMLDQKLVMAHVYGHADFFKTNMYFGHTNRRMIDEMANHATRIRRYQERFGVGPVERFIDSCLAIEDLIDPNAVFRGAGNGVESVIERPPVSENVGKMEAKQYMDRYINPPEYLEAQQAKLDQAEQSARKFPAQPERDLMGFLLKHAPLDNWERDVLDSIREEAYYFLPQRQTKVMNEGWACYWHSKIMTGRVLTDAEVIDYADHHSGTVATQPGRLNPYKLGLELFRDIKRRWDMGQFGSEWGDCQDMAERHAWDRETGLGLEKIFEVRRVHCDATFLDAFLTPEFCAEQKLFVSKEQGAQPKTHISSREFAEIKQMMLFQFTNGGRPVIELVDANYANRGELLLTHDHVGIDLRWDWAAEVLREVVQLWRRPVNLETLREGKAVRLRHDGENASEEDLEAITRSEAKAS, from the coding sequence ATGAAGCTGATTCCACTGCCACTGGAACTGGCACGAGCCCAGGAGACGATCGAGGCGATCGCCCGGGACGAGTGTGGATTGGATTTTTATCGCACCGTCTTCGAGATGGTCGACTACGAGCAGATGAACGCACTGGCGGCGTACGGTGGTTTTCCGACCCGCTATCCCCACTATCGATTCGGCATGGAGTACCAGCAGCTCAGCAAGAGCTATGAGTACGGTCTGCACAAGATCTACGAGATGGTCATCAACAACGATCCGACCTACGCCTACCTTCTGGAAGGCAACATGATGTTGGATCAGAAGCTGGTGATGGCCCACGTCTACGGCCACGCGGATTTCTTCAAGACCAACATGTACTTCGGTCATACCAACCGTCGCATGATCGATGAGATGGCCAATCACGCCACACGGATACGACGCTATCAGGAGCGCTTCGGCGTCGGGCCGGTCGAGCGCTTCATCGACTCGTGTCTTGCCATCGAGGACCTGATCGATCCCAACGCGGTCTTCCGCGGTGCGGGCAATGGCGTCGAGTCGGTGATCGAGCGACCTCCGGTCAGCGAGAACGTGGGCAAGATGGAGGCGAAGCAATACATGGATCGCTACATCAACCCTCCCGAGTACCTCGAGGCGCAGCAGGCCAAGCTGGATCAGGCCGAGCAGTCTGCCCGGAAATTCCCGGCTCAGCCGGAACGGGACCTGATGGGTTTCCTGCTGAAACACGCGCCGCTGGACAACTGGGAAAGGGATGTCCTCGATTCGATCCGTGAGGAGGCCTACTACTTCCTCCCGCAACGTCAGACCAAGGTGATGAACGAGGGTTGGGCCTGCTACTGGCACAGCAAGATCATGACCGGCCGTGTCCTCACCGACGCCGAGGTGATCGACTACGCCGACCATCATTCGGGGACCGTGGCGACACAGCCCGGGCGACTGAACCCCTACAAGCTGGGGCTGGAGCTATTCCGCGACATCAAACGACGCTGGGATATGGGTCAGTTCGGTTCCGAGTGGGGAGACTGTCAGGACATGGCCGAGCGTCACGCCTGGGATCGGGAGACCGGTCTTGGACTCGAGAAGATCTTCGAGGTACGACGGGTTCATTGTGACGCGACGTTCCTGGACGCCTTTCTGACGCCGGAATTCTGCGCCGAGCAGAAGCTGTTCGTCAGCAAGGAGCAGGGCGCCCAACCGAAGACCCACATCTCGTCCCGGGAGTTCGCCGAGATCAAACAGATGATGCTGTTCCAGTTCACCAACGGTGGCCGACCGGTGATCGAGCTGGTCGATGCCAACTACGCTAATCGGGGCGAACTGCTCCTGACCCACGACCACGTCGGCATCGACCTGCGTTGGGACTGGGCCGCGGAAGTCCTGAGAGAAGTGGTGCAGTTGTGGCGAAGACCGGTCAACCTCGAAACCCTCCGCGAGGGTAAGGCCGTCCGTCTCCGCCACGACGGCGAGAACGCTTCTGAAGAGGACCTCGAGGCCATCACTCGAAGCGAGGCCAAGGCAAGTTAA
- a CDS encoding ATP-binding protein produces MTPNRRVLVVEDDPGLRDFYSDVLEIGPGDRVIDDKLDVTLVESGVMAVASVEDAIRRGEPFCGGFFDLVLPGELDGIETMRRIRELDPHLFFCVVSGAETSILDTIDPIFEGSAQDWEFLAKPAGVEEIYRRALGMSARWNHRQIVEQQGERHNVLAGLGMLAAGLAHEINGPLGFVHDNLTTLKRYGERIREAMALYDQLEEALSDGRPVTDLLTQIHGFRRQKKMDFILDDLSDAIEQSIDGSSLVRDISKAMKALSPTDRVMSEAADVADCCRRALLLGSHEIRNEIDVVTSIQELPPVRCNGAELTQILLNLLVNAAHAIEGHGKIRVRTYGMNDRIVIEVEDNGCGISADRIERIFEPFFTTRASRGGSGMGLMLVRDLVEKYDGQVEVESTVGEGTLMRVELPTVAEEDRG; encoded by the coding sequence ATGACACCCAATCGACGGGTGCTCGTCGTTGAGGACGACCCCGGGCTCCGGGATTTCTACAGCGATGTGCTCGAGATCGGACCGGGAGACCGGGTGATCGACGACAAACTCGATGTCACGCTAGTGGAGAGCGGCGTCATGGCGGTCGCCAGTGTCGAGGACGCTATCCGCCGTGGCGAACCGTTCTGTGGTGGCTTCTTCGATCTCGTCCTACCAGGCGAGCTGGACGGCATCGAGACCATGCGTCGAATCCGAGAGCTGGACCCTCACCTGTTCTTCTGTGTCGTATCCGGCGCCGAGACATCGATCCTGGATACGATCGACCCGATCTTCGAGGGCAGCGCCCAGGACTGGGAGTTTCTGGCCAAGCCCGCCGGCGTTGAAGAGATCTACCGACGCGCGTTGGGGATGAGTGCTCGCTGGAATCATCGCCAGATTGTCGAGCAACAGGGCGAGCGTCACAACGTTCTGGCCGGCCTCGGTATGTTGGCCGCCGGATTGGCCCACGAGATCAACGGCCCGCTGGGGTTCGTTCACGACAATCTGACGACCCTCAAGCGTTACGGCGAACGGATCCGCGAGGCGATGGCGCTGTATGACCAGCTGGAGGAGGCACTGTCCGACGGCCGGCCGGTAACCGATCTCCTCACGCAGATCCACGGCTTCCGTCGTCAGAAGAAGATGGACTTCATTCTCGACGACCTGTCGGACGCCATCGAGCAGTCGATCGACGGCAGCAGCCTCGTACGAGATATCAGCAAGGCGATGAAGGCCCTCTCCCCCACTGACCGTGTGATGTCGGAGGCGGCGGACGTTGCCGATTGTTGTCGCCGGGCATTGCTGCTTGGGAGTCACGAGATCCGCAACGAGATCGACGTGGTGACCTCGATTCAAGAGCTGCCCCCGGTCCGTTGCAACGGCGCGGAGTTGACACAGATCCTCCTGAACCTGCTGGTCAACGCCGCCCATGCCATCGAGGGTCACGGCAAGATCCGGGTGCGCACCTATGGAATGAACGACCGCATCGTCATTGAAGTCGAGGACAACGGCTGCGGAATCTCTGCCGATCGCATCGAGCGGATCTTCGAACCGTTTTTCACCACCCGGGCGTCACGTGGCGGATCCGGCATGGGACTGATGTTGGTTCGCGACCTGGTGGAGAAGTATGACGGACAGGTAGAGGTTGAATCGACGGTCGGCGAGGGAACCCTGATGAGAGTTGAGCTGCCCACGGTAGCCGAGGAGGATCGCGGATGA
- a CDS encoding response regulator — MNGKVLFVDDDLNIRRSIERLFFDDDEIEVTTASGAAEALRMLKLSPADVVVSDQMMPEMDGIRLLKEIRRDFPGTRLMMLTGYGEAMADEIESELGSDMPVFSKPWDIEDLRSSIQKLLVDQQEIVEPPTEPQHSTQGMLAAGLAHEICGPLAFIRSNLEVLNRYGDRVRELIALFERFERQAQHDPEYDELRKELNAVRDDAHIDFILKDQRALIEQSLDGTALITDITAALGALSPSAERGHRSDPEACVERALLIARYEVKGSVEVVREIAAVPAVRCNGTELTQILLNLLINAAESIRTSGRVTVRAFTHDQQVVIEVEDDGCGISPEHRGRIFDPYFTTKNCVTGLGLPLISELVRRNQGLIGVRSESGRGSCFRIELPIADDED, encoded by the coding sequence ATGAACGGTAAGGTGCTATTCGTCGATGACGACTTAAACATCCGTCGCTCGATCGAACGGTTGTTCTTCGATGACGACGAGATCGAGGTGACGACCGCTTCCGGGGCGGCAGAGGCGTTGCGGATGCTAAAGCTGAGTCCCGCAGACGTGGTGGTCTCCGATCAGATGATGCCGGAGATGGACGGGATCAGACTGTTGAAGGAGATCCGACGCGACTTCCCGGGAACCCGCCTGATGATGCTGACCGGCTATGGCGAGGCGATGGCCGACGAGATCGAATCGGAGTTGGGCTCCGACATGCCGGTCTTCAGCAAGCCCTGGGATATCGAAGATCTGCGTAGCTCGATCCAGAAGCTGCTGGTCGATCAACAAGAGATCGTGGAGCCCCCGACGGAACCGCAACACAGTACCCAGGGCATGCTGGCCGCGGGCCTGGCCCACGAGATCTGTGGACCGCTGGCGTTCATTCGCTCGAACCTGGAAGTCTTGAATCGCTACGGAGACCGGGTCCGGGAGTTGATCGCCCTCTTCGAGCGGTTCGAGCGACAGGCCCAGCATGACCCGGAGTACGACGAGCTTCGAAAGGAACTAAATGCCGTTCGAGACGACGCCCACATCGACTTCATCCTCAAGGACCAACGGGCACTGATCGAACAGTCTCTGGACGGCACGGCGCTCATCACCGACATCACCGCCGCTCTGGGTGCGCTGTCGCCCTCCGCCGAGCGTGGACACCGCTCCGACCCGGAGGCGTGTGTGGAGCGGGCGCTGCTGATCGCCCGTTACGAGGTCAAGGGGTCGGTCGAGGTCGTCCGCGAGATCGCGGCTGTCCCGGCGGTTCGCTGCAATGGGACGGAGCTGACGCAGATCCTGCTGAATCTGCTGATCAACGCCGCAGAGTCCATTCGAACGTCGGGACGGGTCACGGTCCGAGCCTTTACCCACGACCAGCAAGTGGTCATCGAGGTCGAAGACGACGGCTGTGGAATCTCCCCCGAGCATCGAGGCCGCATCTTCGATCCGTACTTCACGACGAAGAATTGCGTGACCGGTCTGGGGTTACCGCTGATCTCCGAGCTGGTGCGACGGAACCAGGGATTGATCGGTGTCCGTAGCGAGAGCGGTCGTGGCTCATGCTTCCGTATCGAACTTCCGATCGCCGACGACGAGGACTAG
- a CDS encoding response regulator: protein MKVLIAEDDQVSRRLLEVTLERMDYEVESTENGVQALEGLIKPDAPRLAILDWMMPEMDGVDVCRRIREMEFDKYIYIIFLTAKGQKKDIVTGLEAGADDYLIKPFDPHELRSRLAVGKRILDLEAALEDKVQELESALAHVKTLQGLLPICMYCKKIRDDKDTWHRLESYIETRSDAMFTHSLCQDCLTEHYPGQKQEEPIGQD, encoded by the coding sequence ATGAAGGTCCTGATTGCAGAAGACGACCAGGTCTCACGACGCCTCCTGGAAGTGACGTTGGAGAGAATGGACTACGAGGTCGAGAGCACGGAAAACGGTGTTCAGGCACTCGAGGGTCTGATCAAGCCCGACGCACCCCGGTTGGCAATCCTCGACTGGATGATGCCGGAGATGGACGGCGTCGATGTCTGTCGACGCATCCGCGAGATGGAGTTCGACAAGTACATCTACATCATCTTCCTGACGGCCAAGGGTCAGAAGAAAGATATCGTCACCGGGCTGGAAGCCGGCGCGGACGATTACCTGATCAAGCCGTTCGATCCCCACGAGTTGCGATCAAGACTGGCCGTCGGTAAACGAATCCTGGATCTGGAGGCGGCCCTGGAAGACAAGGTTCAAGAGCTCGAGAGCGCTCTGGCCCACGTGAAGACGTTGCAGGGACTTCTGCCGATCTGCATGTACTGCAAAAAAATCCGCGACGACAAAGACACCTGGCATCGACTGGAGAGCTACATCGAGACGCGATCCGACGCGATGTTCACTCACTCGCTATGTCAGGACTGCCTGACGGAACACTATCCGGGTCAGAAGCAAGAAGAGCCGATCGGCCAGGACTAG
- a CDS encoding response regulator, with protein MGRSRRKLDYKDVLRTLPDGYYECDLEGCFSFVNPAFCKLLDRTEDEVIGASFKSFTTPSNLAYIQGYFQKIYDERATSGKFVWEVVKDNDNSAFAEGSISLIRDENETVIGFRGMVIDCSQRRQMELELEASYDELQRAKSRAENHAEQLAAQANQLTRARNEALDAARLKSQFVANVSHEIRTPMNGILGMADLALECNVEEPLNEYLQTIMSSANALLTLVNDILDFSKIEAGKLQLEDITFSLRDCVDDALKPSRIAAEKRGLGFKINVESGIPRTVNGDPSRLRQILINLVGNAAKFTDSGEIVIDAVIKSKDERGSTLQFSVRDTGIGIPQATQRRIFESFAQGDGSATRRHGGTGLGLAISSQLVKLMGGSIWVESEPGHGSTFSFTVHFRPAEASESTFEKHQVPSARLLVADDGSKRRQTLVEALLRAGHRVERARVSADIWERMLEAEIKKRPFDGVVLDASLDGCGHELAEAIDRNQQLRRARVILLSIPGQRGDGARCREIGVAGYLTQPIQPDELVETVRRVLVRDPKKVVRMITRHDLRESSESLDILVAEDNPVNRMVIRKVLENLGHEVTLVEDGREAVEAVVAHAFDAVLMDIQMPGMDGIEATRAIRDREREHGVHGPLPIIAVTAHAMKGDREEFLEAGMNAYVSKPFTASELEATIRNLVDEDTETIGTPARPTPGRCIDREELGTQVAQDTDLLREVADMFFEDGPQMLQAIDTALDAGRAEDAAREAQRLQSTLSTLAAHPAVALAVELEEILGTNPEDGARRVLSELRHHIDLVEQELRTMVQQGSRCFVQSV; from the coding sequence GTGGGTCGATCGCGCAGAAAACTCGACTACAAGGACGTTCTTCGGACGCTACCGGACGGCTACTACGAGTGCGATCTGGAAGGGTGCTTTAGCTTCGTCAATCCGGCGTTCTGCAAGCTCCTCGACCGAACCGAAGACGAGGTGATCGGGGCGTCGTTCAAGTCGTTCACGACGCCGTCCAACTTGGCCTACATCCAGGGCTACTTCCAGAAGATCTACGACGAGCGGGCGACATCCGGCAAGTTCGTCTGGGAGGTCGTGAAGGACAACGACAACTCGGCCTTCGCCGAGGGGTCGATCTCGCTGATACGCGACGAAAACGAAACGGTCATCGGCTTTCGCGGGATGGTCATCGATTGTTCGCAACGTCGACAGATGGAACTGGAACTGGAAGCGTCCTACGACGAATTACAAAGAGCCAAGTCCCGGGCCGAGAACCACGCCGAGCAGCTTGCAGCTCAGGCCAACCAACTGACCCGCGCAAGAAACGAAGCACTCGATGCGGCCAGATTAAAGTCTCAGTTCGTCGCCAACGTCTCTCACGAGATCCGAACGCCGATGAACGGCATCCTGGGCATGGCCGACCTGGCACTGGAGTGCAACGTCGAGGAGCCGCTCAACGAATACCTGCAGACGATCATGTCGTCGGCCAATGCGCTCCTCACGCTGGTCAACGACATCCTCGACTTCTCCAAGATCGAAGCGGGCAAACTGCAGCTGGAAGACATCACGTTCAGTCTTCGCGATTGCGTGGATGATGCCCTGAAACCCAGTCGCATCGCGGCGGAGAAACGGGGACTCGGATTCAAGATCAACGTCGAGTCGGGGATCCCGAGAACGGTCAACGGAGATCCCAGTCGGTTACGCCAGATTCTGATCAACCTGGTCGGGAATGCTGCGAAGTTCACCGACAGTGGCGAGATTGTAATCGACGCTGTGATCAAATCCAAAGACGAACGGGGCAGCACGCTTCAGTTCTCGGTCCGCGACACCGGCATCGGCATCCCGCAGGCCACCCAGCGTAGGATCTTCGAATCGTTTGCCCAGGGAGATGGATCGGCCACACGACGTCATGGCGGTACCGGCCTGGGTCTGGCGATCTCGTCGCAGCTCGTCAAACTGATGGGTGGATCGATCTGGGTCGAGAGTGAGCCGGGCCACGGCAGCACCTTCTCGTTCACCGTTCACTTCCGCCCTGCAGAGGCCAGTGAGTCCACGTTCGAGAAACATCAGGTACCCTCGGCGCGATTGTTGGTGGCCGACGACGGTTCGAAGCGACGTCAGACCCTGGTCGAAGCGTTGCTACGGGCCGGCCATCGGGTCGAACGAGCAAGAGTCAGCGCAGACATCTGGGAACGGATGCTTGAAGCAGAAATCAAGAAGCGGCCGTTTGACGGCGTCGTTCTAGACGCATCTCTCGACGGCTGTGGCCACGAGTTGGCCGAGGCGATCGATCGCAATCAGCAGCTTCGGCGGGCACGAGTCATCCTGCTCTCCATACCCGGGCAACGTGGCGACGGAGCGCGCTGTCGCGAGATCGGCGTGGCCGGTTACCTGACCCAGCCGATCCAACCTGACGAGTTGGTCGAGACGGTTCGTCGGGTCCTCGTCCGGGATCCGAAGAAGGTAGTAAGGATGATCACCCGGCACGACCTTCGAGAGTCCAGCGAGAGTCTCGATATCCTCGTCGCCGAAGACAACCCCGTGAATCGCATGGTGATCCGCAAAGTTCTCGAAAACCTCGGTCACGAGGTGACGTTGGTGGAAGACGGTCGTGAGGCCGTCGAGGCCGTGGTTGCTCACGCCTTTGACGCCGTCTTGATGGATATCCAGATGCCGGGGATGGATGGCATCGAGGCCACTCGCGCCATTCGTGATCGCGAACGGGAGCATGGCGTGCACGGGCCTCTTCCGATCATTGCGGTGACGGCCCACGCGATGAAGGGCGATCGCGAGGAGTTCCTCGAGGCGGGGATGAACGCGTACGTCTCGAAACCGTTTACCGCCAGCGAGTTGGAAGCGACGATTCGGAATCTGGTGGATGAGGACACCGAGACTATCGGGACACCCGCACGACCCACCCCGGGCCGCTGTATCGATCGAGAAGAGCTGGGGACCCAGGTGGCGCAGGACACCGACTTGTTGAGGGAAGTCGCGGACATGTTCTTCGAGGATGGACCGCAAATGCTGCAGGCCATCGACACGGCCCTCGACGCGGGCCGAGCGGAAGATGCGGCCCGCGAGGCGCAGCGACTCCAGAGCACGCTGTCGACTCTGGCGGCCCACCCGGCGGTGGCCCTTGCGGTGGAACTCGAGGAAATTCTGGGGACAAACCCGGAGGATGGCGCCCGACGTGTCCTCAGCGAATTAAGACACCATATTGATCTTGTGGAGCAAGAACTCCGGACCATGGTCCAACAGGGTTCCCGCTGCTTCGTTCAGTCGGTCTAG
- a CDS encoding helix-turn-helix domain-containing protein — protein MAENSTIAFGRYLKMLRGRRKLSLQEVASLSDSFPDPISKGYLSRCENGHQKIALNKVIPLSRIYEVPSDVIVERLELDMEVDRLGAPDTEGRSFEWLRDEAKRHLDEGRGITSYALFRDSLMIAHSSPVLAPFHDPGEQFMATLLNCASCAKTSGCLSYAQHELLFALKHGQLAESTHALVLDRLGQVYLLKNEIDLARRHVDVAIEKARSLGSFPQLSYLYGSRTLIAEAECDWELCLQCAQSGHDAAKQQGNLPEEVRHMNAIGYSYAKLNDGALLNVSASPQSQWPRNTGSFARSDTPN, from the coding sequence TTGGCCGAGAACTCGACCATCGCCTTCGGGCGCTACTTGAAGATGCTCCGCGGACGGCGAAAGCTCTCGCTCCAGGAAGTCGCCTCGCTGTCCGACAGCTTCCCCGACCCCATCAGCAAGGGCTACCTCTCCCGCTGCGAAAACGGCCACCAGAAAATCGCCCTCAACAAGGTCATCCCGCTGAGCCGCATCTACGAGGTCCCGTCGGACGTGATCGTGGAGCGGCTGGAACTGGACATGGAAGTCGATCGGTTGGGGGCGCCGGATACGGAGGGGCGGTCGTTTGAGTGGTTGAGGGATGAGGCGAAGAGGCATTTGGATGAAGGCCGAGGAATCACGTCGTACGCGTTGTTTCGCGACTCGTTGATGATCGCCCACTCATCCCCGGTGCTCGCGCCGTTTCATGATCCTGGCGAGCAGTTCATGGCGACGCTATTGAATTGTGCGTCCTGTGCGAAGACCTCTGGATGCCTTTCGTACGCGCAACATGAACTCTTATTCGCATTGAAGCATGGACAACTTGCCGAAAGTACGCACGCGCTTGTCTTGGATCGCCTCGGGCAGGTCTACCTATTGAAGAATGAAATTGACCTAGCGAGACGACACGTTGATGTCGCAATTGAGAAGGCGAGGTCTTTGGGCTCCTTTCCTCAACTGAGTTATCTCTATGGCTCCCGCACACTGATCGCAGAAGCCGAGTGTGATTGGGAGCTCTGCCTGCAATGCGCACAGAGCGGACACGATGCGGCGAAGCAACAGGGAAATCTTCCGGAAGAAGTTCGCCACATGAATGCGATCGGCTATTCCTATGCCAAGTTGAACGATGGCGCGCTGCTAAACGTATCTGCCTCGCCGCAGAGTCAATGGCCAAGAAACACGGGATCGTTCGCTCGGTCGGACACGCCCAACTAG
- a CDS encoding thioredoxin domain-containing protein, giving the protein MSATRLLTALILVAGLCVLGGCSPADTQANTNTTAPDKVVATVGSETITQSDLESAASGGLRNLEQQRYELLSTKLTEMMRQSMLRQEGESRGMTAGELEAAEIDANVLNPTQDEVQTFFDENREQTGKYTLDDVRSSIIKLLRNQREQALRTAFYASLDAKYSSERSLTIPRIDVGRSDNELLRGSASAPITIVEYGDFQCPYCRRAHVVVDRVMAEYGDQVQFIFRDYPLENHKRAIPASKAAYCAEEQGKFWDYYDHLMLMKGDLSDQDLFGRAQQLSIDTDVFGECFRSSRYEDLIASNQQHGTDLGVKVTPTFFVNGRMVVGVKEFDAWKLILDEELFLAAKQRG; this is encoded by the coding sequence ATGTCCGCAACTCGTCTTCTTACTGCGTTGATCCTCGTCGCCGGTCTCTGTGTCCTGGGCGGTTGTTCGCCGGCTGACACTCAGGCCAACACGAATACCACGGCCCCGGACAAAGTGGTCGCTACCGTCGGTTCCGAGACGATCACCCAGTCGGATCTTGAGAGCGCCGCCAGCGGTGGTCTTCGCAATCTCGAGCAACAACGTTACGAGCTGCTCAGCACGAAACTGACCGAGATGATGCGCCAGTCGATGCTTCGTCAGGAAGGCGAGAGCCGTGGGATGACGGCCGGCGAGTTGGAAGCCGCCGAGATCGACGCCAATGTCCTCAACCCGACCCAGGACGAGGTTCAGACCTTCTTTGATGAAAACCGCGAACAGACCGGGAAATACACGCTGGATGACGTTCGCAGTTCCATCATTAAACTGCTCCGCAATCAGCGAGAGCAGGCGTTACGAACCGCCTTCTACGCGTCGCTGGATGCGAAGTACTCCTCCGAACGCTCCCTGACAATCCCCCGCATCGATGTGGGCAGAAGCGACAACGAGCTCCTGCGCGGTTCTGCCAGCGCCCCCATCACCATCGTCGAGTACGGCGACTTCCAGTGTCCGTACTGCCGCCGCGCTCATGTCGTCGTCGACCGAGTCATGGCCGAGTACGGCGACCAGGTGCAGTTCATCTTCCGCGACTACCCGCTGGAGAACCACAAACGCGCCATCCCCGCATCCAAGGCCGCTTACTGCGCCGAAGAGCAGGGCAAGTTCTGGGACTACTACGACCACCTGATGCTGATGAAGGGCGACCTTAGCGACCAGGACCTGTTCGGCCGCGCCCAGCAACTAAGCATCGACACCGACGTGTTTGGCGAGTGCTTCCGTAGCTCGCGCTACGAAGACCTGATCGCCAGCAACCAGCAACACGGCACCGATCTGGGCGTCAAAGTCACGCCCACCTTCTTCGTCAACGGCCGCATGGTTGTGGGCGTGAAGGAGTTCGATGCGTGGAAGCTGATCCTCGACGAGGAGTTGTTCCTGGCTGCGAAGCAGCGCGGGTAG
- the trmFO gene encoding methylenetetrahydrofolate--tRNA-(uracil(54)-C(5))-methyltransferase (FADH(2)-oxidizing) TrmFO translates to MRSPVTVVGGGLAGSEAAWQLARRGVPVRLFEMRPTRPTAVHRTGNLAELVCSNSLKSLEKGTPHGLLKEEMRRMGSLILDCATRNRVPAGGALAVDRDGFSADVTSSIENNDLIELVREEVPSIPEEGIVILAVGPLVSEDLAQSIATFTGRDYLFFFDAIAPVIHAESINREIVFAASRYGKGEGDDYLNCPMGEEEYKAFIEALLGAEKAPMHEVDNTPYFEGCLPIEEMAARGIDTPRFGPLKPVGITDPRTGSRAYAIVQLRQDNLAAEHFSMVGFQTQIRWPGQKRVFRMIPGLEKAEFVRLGQVHRNCYIHAPSVLDPDLQARKREGLLFAGQISGVEGYTESAATGLLAGINAARLATGEPTLTLPVDTMLGALCHYIANADPENYQPTNATFGLLPPAPPGARKRRDRRLARSNRALGSIDRFVAESL, encoded by the coding sequence ATTCGCAGCCCGGTCACCGTGGTTGGAGGCGGGCTCGCCGGTAGCGAGGCGGCGTGGCAGCTTGCCCGTCGTGGCGTGCCGGTCCGTCTTTTCGAGATGCGTCCGACGCGACCGACGGCGGTCCATCGCACCGGAAACCTGGCGGAGCTTGTCTGCTCCAACTCTCTCAAGTCTCTCGAGAAGGGAACGCCCCACGGTCTCTTAAAGGAAGAGATGCGTCGCATGGGCAGCCTGATCCTGGACTGCGCGACGCGGAATCGCGTGCCGGCCGGCGGAGCACTGGCGGTCGATCGAGACGGGTTCTCCGCGGATGTCACGTCGTCGATCGAGAACAACGACCTCATCGAGCTGGTGCGGGAAGAGGTTCCAAGTATCCCCGAGGAAGGCATCGTCATCCTCGCGGTGGGGCCGCTGGTCTCTGAGGACCTGGCCCAGTCCATCGCAACCTTCACCGGTCGTGACTATCTGTTCTTCTTCGATGCGATCGCACCGGTGATCCATGCCGAGTCGATCAACCGTGAGATTGTGTTCGCCGCCTCCCGCTACGGGAAGGGAGAGGGCGACGACTACCTGAACTGTCCCATGGGCGAGGAAGAGTACAAGGCGTTCATCGAGGCGTTGCTGGGTGCGGAGAAGGCACCGATGCATGAGGTCGATAACACGCCGTACTTCGAGGGCTGCCTGCCGATCGAGGAGATGGCGGCTCGCGGGATCGACACGCCACGCTTCGGACCGCTGAAGCCGGTGGGGATCACAGACCCCAGAACCGGCAGCCGAGCCTACGCCATCGTGCAGCTTAGACAGGACAACCTTGCGGCCGAGCATTTTTCGATGGTTGGCTTTCAGACCCAGATCCGTTGGCCGGGACAGAAGCGCGTCTTCCGGATGATTCCCGGTCTCGAGAAGGCGGAGTTCGTGCGGTTGGGGCAGGTACACAGAAACTGTTACATCCATGCTCCGTCGGTTCTGGATCCGGATCTGCAGGCTCGCAAGCGCGAGGGGTTGTTGTTTGCCGGACAGATCTCCGGCGTCGAAGGCTACACCGAGTCGGCGGCCACGGGACTGCTGGCGGGGATCAACGCGGCGCGGTTGGCGACGGGTGAGCCGACCTTGACCCTGCCGGTAGACACGATGCTGGGAGCGCTCTGTCATTACATTGCCAACGCCGATCCGGAGAACTACCAACCGACCAACGCGACGTTTGGGTTGTTGCCGCCGGCGCCGCCCGGCGCACGGAAGCGTCGCGATCGTCGTCTTGCCCGCTCCAACCGGGCCCTGGGGTCGATCGATCGGTTCGTCGCGGAGAGTCTGTGA